In Xiphias gladius isolate SHS-SW01 ecotype Sanya breed wild chromosome 6, ASM1685928v1, whole genome shotgun sequence, a single genomic region encodes these proteins:
- the aqp12 gene encoding aquaporin 12 has protein sequence MSGLNASLGYFLAVVVFAASVRTLLKKWPQFSFILEFASSFTLVACWLEVQTIVEVGQWAGGLGPDVTLTMLFVVLLTHGVICGGASGNPSLDVLRFLQLEASSLSTLLAITAQFLGAHLALLVAIYYWSLELTDMHMIKNLMARECSTSLLVSLLQGFFTEFVCAFIFHLVHLNLRRSSALIRVPLITVLLTFLSHAARGFTSAYMNPSLAYGLTFHCPGFAFTEYAVVYWLGPLTGMTLALLLYMGHIPRIFAKNLLYFQKTRFRVPKGDKGEKKKM, from the exons ATGTCTGGACTGAACGCATCTCTCGGATACTTCCTGGCTGTTGTGGTTTTTGCAGCCTCGGTTCGAACACTTCTTAAAAAATGGCCACAGTTTAGCTTCATTTTGGAGTTTGCCTCCTCTTTCACGCTGGTTGCATGTTGGCTGGAGGTGCAGACCATTGTAGAGGTGGGTCAGTGGGCTGGGGGCTTGGGTCCTGATGTGACTCTGACAATGctgtttgtggtgctgctgaccCACGGTGTGATCTGCGGTGGCGCGTCAGGGAATCCCTCCCTCGATGTGCTGAGGTTCCTGCAGCTGGAGGCCAGCAGCCTGTCCACTCTGCTCGCCATTACAGCCCAGTTTCTCGGGGCCCATCTCGCCCTCCTTGTTGCTATCTACTACTGGAGCCTGGAGCTGACAGACATGCACATGATCAAAAATCTGATGGCTAGAGAGTGCAGCACGTCTCTGCTGGTCTCTTTGCTGCAGGGTTTTTTCACAGAGTTTGTCTGCGCATTCATCTTTCACCTGGTCCATCTAAACCTGCGACGAAGCTCCGCTCTGATCCGGGTTCCTCTGATCACTGTCCTCCTCACATTCCTGTCCCATGCAG CCAGAGGCTTCACCTCGGCTTACATGAATCCATCCTTGGCCTACGGCCTCACCTTCCACTGTCCTGGATTTGCCTTCACGGAGTATGCGGTGGTCTACTGGCTGGGCCCTCTCACGG GCATGACTCTGGCTCTTCTCCTGTACATGGGCCATATTCCGAGGATTTTTGCCAAGAACCTACTATATTTCCAGAAGACACGTTTCAGAGTGCCAAAAGGCgacaaaggagaaaagaagaaaatgtga